GCATCAAGCAGAGTCTTGACAAGATCGCAAAAAGTCCATTTCAGTCATTCCGGCACAGGCCGGAATCCAGAAGTAATTGAAAATACAAAGATGCCGGATCAAGTCCGGCATGACGCTGATTCCTTTTTCTGACTTTTTGCGAGTTCATTAAAGTTGAGTCGTGCCCCAAAAAATGAGGCACAATTTTCAATTATATCAGTGTTTGATTGAGGCGAAATACTCATCCACAAGCTGTTCGGCAAATCCTGTGTAAGTGAGTGGGGTCAGCTGTTTCATTCTGATTTTTTCTTCTTCAGTGAGTTTTTCGAGACCATCAATGAACGCAGCAAGATCTTCCTTGGTGATTTTTCTTCCCCGTGTCAGCTCTTTCATCTTTTCATATGGGTTTTCTTCTCCGCATATGCGCATATAAGTCTGAATAGGTTCTGCAAGAAGTTCAAGATTTTCCTCAAGGTCTTTTCTGAGAGCTCCCTCGTCAAGCTCCACCTTGTCAAGGCCCCTTATGGAGCTTTTTATTCCTATCATCAGATATCCGAATACTGCTCCCAGGTTTCTAAGGACAGTGCTGTCTGTAAGATCTCTCTGGAATCTGGAGTTAAGAAGTTTTACTGACATATGCTCCATGAGGGAGATAGCTACGCCAAGGTTGCCTTCACTGTTTTCAAAATCTATTGGGTTGACCTTGTGTGGCATGGTGGAAGACCCGACTTCTCCTTCCCTGACTTTCTGCTTGAAGTAGCCAAGGGAAATATATCCCCACATGTCCCTGTCAAGGTCTGTAAGAATGGATGAAATTCTTATCATTGAATGAAGAATGCGGGACAGATAGCCGTTGGGATTAATCTGGGTGGTGAATATGATAGGCTCGATTCCAAGATAGTTTTCGATGAAATGCCTGCTCGCATTTATCCAGTCAACGTCAGGGAACGCGAAACTGTGGGCATTGAAATTTCCTGTTGCTCCGTTCATCTTGCCCTGGACTGTAATCCCGGCTAAGTTCCATCTTCCTTCCCTCAATCTCCAGGCAAAATTGACCAGTTCCTTGCCTGCTGTCGTTGGGGTGGCTGGCTGACCATGGGTTCTTGACATCATGGGAACAGCCTTGCTTTCAAGCGCCATTTTTTCGATTTTGGCCAGAAGACTGTCAAGGCTTTTGATAACAATATCTCTGCCATCTTTGACCATGAGGGCGTAGGCAGTGTTGTTAATATCGTCAGAAGTGCAGGCAAAATGTGTCCACTCACTGAGTGACGCCATTGAAGTTCCTGAAAGTTTTTCTTTTATATAGTATTCAACCGCTTTTACGTCGTGGTTTGTGGTTTTTTCGATGTCCTTGATTCTTGATGCAGCGTCCACATCGAATCTTGCGACTATATTATCAAGTACATCGACCATCTTTTCATCCCAGCTGTCACCCGCAAGTTTTAGGCCCCCCAGAATGAATTTCAGCCATTCTATTTCAACTTTTACCCTATATTTTATAAGGCCAAATTCGGAATAAATATCCCTCAATTCCGTGGTGGAACGCTTGTATCTGCCATCCAGGACGCTGAGTGCGGTAATGCTTTCCATCTATAACTCCTTATATTTGAAGTTTTAAGAAAATATCAAAATATGTTCAAATTTGCTTAAGTAAAAAATATCTATGGTTATTAAGCGTACACGGCAATTAAATCAAGCCCAAAAGCCTGTTGCATAAGCCTGAGGTCCGTCTCGTCCTTTCCGATATAGCCATTGAAAAGATTTCTTCACTGCTAATAAGGATAAATTCTTTTTTGGCTCTGGTTACAGCTGTATAGACAAGCTCCATTGAAAGGGCGCCTGTGAATCTGTCAGGCAGGACGAGTGCAACCCTGTCATATTCAGATCCCTGACTTTTATGAACAGTTGAGGCAAAAACGGTTTCATGACGACCTAAACGAGAGGGATGAAAAGCTTTAACAGTATTATCTCCGGATCTGAAATAAACCATAAGATTTTTTTTGTCATTATCATCCTTAAGAGCAATTCCGGTATCTCCATTAAAAAGACCTAACTGATAATCATTTGTTGTGATCATCACAGGTCTGCCATGGTACCAGTCACCATCTGCAGGCGCGTATTTATTTTCATGCATCAGTTCTCTTACAGTACTGTTAATTCCTTCAACTCCCCAGATTCCCTGTCTCACAGCGCAGAGTATTTTGAACTCGTCAATGCAATCAAGGGCCTTTTCCGGTGAATCAGATGCTGAAATCCGGGAAAGATGATCACTTGTCAGATCATTGATGATTTTTTTAAGGCTATTTTCGTTCCCTCGTTTAATCCAGACAATGTCAGTATATAGTTTTGATTTCAAGATTTCAAAGGCACTGTTTTTATCACCATTTTTGATAGCTTCAGCCAGAAGTCCTATGCCGCTATTTCCTGAGAATCTGT
Above is a genomic segment from Desulforegula conservatrix Mb1Pa containing:
- the purB gene encoding adenylosuccinate lyase yields the protein MESITALSVLDGRYKRSTTELRDIYSEFGLIKYRVKVEIEWLKFILGGLKLAGDSWDEKMVDVLDNIVARFDVDAASRIKDIEKTTNHDVKAVEYYIKEKLSGTSMASLSEWTHFACTSDDINNTAYALMVKDGRDIVIKSLDSLLAKIEKMALESKAVPMMSRTHGQPATPTTAGKELVNFAWRLREGRWNLAGITVQGKMNGATGNFNAHSFAFPDVDWINASRHFIENYLGIEPIIFTTQINPNGYLSRILHSMIRISSILTDLDRDMWGYISLGYFKQKVREGEVGSSTMPHKVNPIDFENSEGNLGVAISLMEHMSVKLLNSRFQRDLTDSTVLRNLGAVFGYLMIGIKSSIRGLDKVELDEGALRKDLEENLELLAEPIQTYMRICGEENPYEKMKELTRGRKITKEDLAAFIDGLEKLTEEEKIRMKQLTPLTYTGFAEQLVDEYFASIKH